One stretch of Pelmatolapia mariae isolate MD_Pm_ZW linkage group LG3_W, Pm_UMD_F_2, whole genome shotgun sequence DNA includes these proteins:
- the LOC135932665 gene encoding Fc receptor-like A produces MVNLTVTGGSVILQSPVLPVMEGDDVTLLCKTKTTPSNLPAAFYKDGSLIRKQPTGHMTIQHVSRSDEGLYKCDISGHGESPSSWITVTDKHTTTPPPTSTPPPTSTSLLVLSVLSCVGSVCVVVLLVLLVLLVRRCVHRKPEGEI; encoded by the exons atggttaacctgacagtcactg gtggatcagtgatcctgcagagtcctgtcctccctgtgatggagggagatgacgtcactctgctctgtaaaacaaagaccactccctccaacctcccagctgctttctataaagatggctccctcatcaggaagcagcctacaggtcacatgaccatccagcatgtttccaggtctgatgaaggcctctacaagtgtgacatcagcggtcatggagagtctccatccagctggatcactgtcacag acaaacacaccaccacacctccacctacatctaCGCCTCCACCTACCTCCACCTCTCTGCttgttctctctgtgttgtcatgtgttggatcagtctgtgttgtggttctactggtgttactggttctgctggtgagacGATGTGTTCACAGAAAACCTGAAGGTGAGATTTAG